The following proteins come from a genomic window of Archocentrus centrarchus isolate MPI-CPG fArcCen1 chromosome 3, fArcCen1, whole genome shotgun sequence:
- the LOC115777384 gene encoding mucin-15, protein MRLLKLTASLLLLVQAFHLASFQYTTDSPGRTIDKSWLRARGKIPEGGENATVTQGKTEYEGGDMESSNDYSGTASGSMAVYSEEEENVVRQQKSANETFEDLNVTTTTLFPEFQNGTVNITKLPPTTTADGTNSSQINTTGFPDYSNHTNLQSTTLAPESNSTKNFTTTPGLTNSTGPTNTTTLTTTAAPEGNGTSPTEVFPPEIPKTSRATTTAAAPNTPEKVNKTDKAAGSAGSSDRGFAPHPLITKRQEAWGAILGTAVAVAFVGLVAWIILKKKQQKGFSHRKLVEEFPSEPVLRLDNSEPVDLKYGAYYNPALQGDTIQMTNLPGRR, encoded by the exons ATGAGACTTTTAAAATTGACAGCTAGCCTCCTTCTGCTTGTCCAAGCATTCCACCTGGCATCATTCCAATATACAACCGACTCTCCAGGGAGAACGATCGATAAGAGTTGGTTGCGTGCACGAGGCAAAATTCCAGAAGGAGGTGAAAATGCTACGGTTACTCAAGGAAAGACAGAGTATGAGGGAGGTGATATGGAGTCCAGTAATGATTACAGTGGGACAGCATCTGGCTCAATGGCAGTATATtcggaagaagaggaaaatgtgGTTAGACAGCAAAAGAGTGCAAATGAAACATTTGAGGATCTGAATGTCACCACTACCACCCTGTTCCCTGAATTTCAAAATGGTACAGTCAACATAACCAAACTGCCACCTACTACAACCGCAGATGGCACAAACTCAAGCCAGATCAACACGACCGGCTTCCCAGATTATTCCAATCACACCAATTTACAGTCGACAACCCTGGCTCCAGAGAGCAACtccacaaaaaatttcacaACAACACCAGGGTTAACCAACAGCACAGGCCCAACCAACACAACCACTCTCACCACCACAGCGGCACCGGAGGGAAACGGAACTTCGCCTACAGAAGTGTTTCCCCCCGAGATCCCGAAGACGAGCCGTGCGACTACAACTGCTGCTGCTCCGAACACACCCGAGAAGGTCAACAAGACAGACAAAGCGGCGGGATCTGCGGGCAGCTCCGACAGAG GTTTCGCACCACATCCCCTGATCACTAAACGGCAAGAAGCGTGGGGCGCTATACTGGGAACAGCCGTGGCTGTGGCATTTGTGGGGCTGGTGGCCTGGATCATCCTCAAGAAGAAACAACAGAAGGGTTTCAGTCACAGGAAACTGGTTGAGGAGTTTCCGTCTGAGCCAG TTCTTAGATTAGACAACAGTGAGCCCGTGGACTTGAAGTATGGGGCCTACTACAACCCAGCACTCCAAGGGGACACCATCCAAATGACCAACCTTCCAGGACGCCGCTGA